From Sphingobacterium bambusae:
TCTTCATTCAAAAATCAAAAATAGGAAGACTAGCAGTATTCGTCGAATGCTGCAATCAGGTTGTCGGCGATCATTTGTGCCGGACGTCCTTCGATCATGTGTCTTTCAATCATGTGTACCAATTTTCCGTCCTTAAACAAGGCCATTGCTGGTGAAGATGGAGGGTATGGCAACATGTAATCGCGCGCTTTATCTACCGCGTCTTTTTCCATTCCTGCAAATACAGTTACCAATTTGGTAGGCTTTTTGCCATTTTCAACGGCAAAGCGAGCTGCTGGACGTGCATTTGCCGCCGCACATCCGCAAACGGAATTGACAACGACGAACACTGTTCCTTCGGCAGGGATTGCTGTATCAACCTCTTCCACCGTTTTTAATTCTTGGAAGCCCGCGTCAACTAACTCTTGACGCATTGGCGCTACTAAATATTCTGGATACATCTTTTTTTTATTAAAACGTCTAAATTACAATATGATACTTTGTGCTAATAGCCAAAAGCCATGGGCCAAGGTATATGAACTCTTCTTGACAAAGGTAAGTGATTAGGGGGCTTGAATCAAGATAGCATCCTCAAGATAATGTCAGATTTGAAGTGAAAGGGTACTAAAACGCTTTGAAATCAACCCTGTATAGGTTATTTTTGTAGTAAAATATAAAATATTATGTCTTCGATAGAAACTACGTATGTACCTTACAAAGTAAAAGATATCTCTTTGGCGGAGTGGGGTAGAAAAGAAATAGAACTGGCGGAAGCTGAAATGCCAGGATTGATGAGTCTTCGCAAGGAGTTTGGCGCAGCCAAGCCTTTGCAGGGCGCGCGCATTGCTGGATGTTTGCACATGACTATTCAAACGGCTGTATTGATAGAAACATTGGTGGAGCTTGGTGCAGACGTATCTTGGTCTTCTTGCAATATTTTCTCGACCCAAGATCATGCGGCGGCGGCGATCGCTGCAGCGGGCATTCCGGTGTATGCCTGGAAGGGAATGAATGAAGAGGAATTTAACTGGTGTATTGAGCAGACGTTGTTTTTCGGTGAAGAGCGTCAGCCCCTCAACCTGATTTTGGATGATGGTGGTGATCTAACTAATATGGTGTTCGATAAATATCCGGAATTGATCGAAGGGATCAAAGGATTGTCGGAGGAAACAACGACAGGTGTGCACCGTTTGTATGAGCGCATGAAAAATGGTACACTACATGTCCCAGCGATCAATGTCAACGACTCGGTTACCAAATCAAAGTTTGACAACAAATATGGTTGTCGCGAATCCTTGGTTGATGCAATCCGTCGTGCTACAGATTTGATGTTGGCCGGTAAGGTTGCCGTAGTTGCGGGGTATGGTGATGTTGGTAAGGGATCGGCGGAATCTTTGCGTTCGGCAGGTGTTCGTGTTATCGTGACGGAGATCGACCCTATCTGTGCGTTGCAAGCAGCAATGGAAGGCTATGAGGTTAAAAAGATGGCGGATGCGGTGAAGGAGGCTAACATTGTGGTTACCACAACAGGAAATAGAGATATTGTACGTCCGGAGCACTTCAAGTTGATGAAAGATAAAACAGTGGTTTGTAATATCGGTCACTTTGATAATGAAATCGATGTATCTTGGTTGAATAGTAACTATGGCGGAAGCAAAGTAGAAATTAAACCACAGGTAGACAAATATACCATCGACGGGAAAGATATCATCCTCTTGGCGGAAGGTCGTTTGGTAAACCTTGGATGTGCCACAGGACACCCTTCATTCGTGATGTCTAACTCCTTCACCAACCAAACATTGGCGCAACTGGAGCTGTGGATAAACACGGATCAATATGGTAAAGAAGTATATACTTTACCTAAACATTTGGACGAGAAGGTTGCGCGTTTGCACTTGGCGCATATCGGTGTTGAACTGGATACCTTGACGGAAGAACAAGCTTCGTATATCGGTGTTACCGTGGAAGGTCCTTACAAACCTGAAGCATACCGCTATTAGTCGAGTTATATCGTATAAATAAAATCCCCGTCTGCTACAGATGGGGATTTTATTTTTATAAGCCTGTGGCTATGGCTGGCAGAAAGCCAAGGCTTTTTCCAAGCGATCGTCACCAAGACCGGAGACAATATGGTAGTTGGCAGAAATGGCGTCGAGCTCTTTTTGCCAAATAGCTAAGAAGTGTGCGCGGTCATTTGGAAAGTCACGCAATGGATCATCCTGCCAAGGAAGGTCAATGTCCATCAGTAGATAAAGGTCATATTTTCTCGACTTGATTTCGTTCGTTACTTCCTTGGGTGTATTGCCAAAAAGATGGTCGCACCAGATTTTTACCGTTAAGATCGTGGTGTCGCAGATCAGTGTTTCGTTCTTTGCAAGTGGGAGCAGAGCATCTTCCAGTGCACGTTGGCCATAGAACATGTTGACTTCATCCTGCAACGTGTATTGCCGATTTAGCTCCGCACAGTAGTAGCGGGCATATTCCGGTACGCACACGGTGTCCAATCGGCGGGCAAGGTAGTTGGCCACGGTAGATT
This genomic window contains:
- a CDS encoding BrxA/BrxB family bacilliredoxin → MYPEYLVAPMRQELVDAGFQELKTVEEVDTAIPAEGTVFVVVNSVCGCAAANARPAARFAVENGKKPTKLVTVFAGMEKDAVDKARDYMLPYPPSSPAMALFKDGKLVHMIERHMIEGRPAQMIADNLIAAFDEYC
- the ahcY gene encoding adenosylhomocysteinase encodes the protein MSSIETTYVPYKVKDISLAEWGRKEIELAEAEMPGLMSLRKEFGAAKPLQGARIAGCLHMTIQTAVLIETLVELGADVSWSSCNIFSTQDHAAAAIAAAGIPVYAWKGMNEEEFNWCIEQTLFFGEERQPLNLILDDGGDLTNMVFDKYPELIEGIKGLSEETTTGVHRLYERMKNGTLHVPAINVNDSVTKSKFDNKYGCRESLVDAIRRATDLMLAGKVAVVAGYGDVGKGSAESLRSAGVRVIVTEIDPICALQAAMEGYEVKKMADAVKEANIVVTTTGNRDIVRPEHFKLMKDKTVVCNIGHFDNEIDVSWLNSNYGGSKVEIKPQVDKYTIDGKDIILLAEGRLVNLGCATGHPSFVMSNSFTNQTLAQLELWINTDQYGKEVYTLPKHLDEKVARLHLAHIGVELDTLTEEQASYIGVTVEGPYKPEAYRY
- a CDS encoding ATP-binding protein, whose protein sequence is MAIALGAIRTKKKEINLHNNHIQKIAVVGPESTGKSTVANYLARRLDTVCVPEYARYYCAELNRQYTLQDEVNMFYGQRALEDALLPLAKNETLICDTTILTVKIWCDHLFGNTPKEVTNEIKSRKYDLYLLMDIDLPWQDDPLRDFPNDRAHFLAIWQKELDAISANYHIVSGLGDDRLEKALAFCQP